In Falco cherrug isolate bFalChe1 chromosome 5, bFalChe1.pri, whole genome shotgun sequence, one DNA window encodes the following:
- the ATP1A1 gene encoding sodium/potassium-transporting ATPase subunit alpha-1, giving the protein MGKGAGRDKYEPTATSEHGTKKKKGKKERDMDELKKEVSMDDHKLSLDELHRKYGTDLSRGLTSARAAEILARDGPNSLTPPPTTPEWVKFCRQLFGGFSLLLWIGAILCFLAYGIQSAMEEEPNNDNLYLGVVLAAVVIITGCFSYYQEAKSSKIMESFKNMVPQQALVVRNGEKISINAEGVVVGDLVEVKGGDRIPADLRIISAHGCKVDNSSLTGESEPQTRSPDFSNENPLETRNIAFFSTNCVEGTARGIVISTGDRTVMGRIASLASGLEGGKTPIAMEIEHFIHLITGVAVFLGVSFFILSLILEYTWLEAVIFLIGIIVANVPEGLLATVTVCLTLTAKRMARKNCLVKNLEAVETLGSTSTICSDKTGTLTQNRMTVAHMWFDNQIHEADTTENQSGASFDKSSATWGALSRVAGLCNRAVFQANQENVPILKRAVAGDASESALLKCIELCCGSVKEMRERYPKVVEIPFNSTNKYQLSIHKNANPSESRYLLVMKGAPERILDRCSTILIHGKVQPLDEEMKDSFQNAYLELGGLGERVLGFCHLALPDDQFPEGFQFDTDEVNFPVDKLCFVGLMSMIDPPRAAVPDAVGKCRSAGIKVIMVTGDHPITAKAIAKGVGIISEGNETVEDIAARLNIPVSQVNPRDAKACVVHGSDLKDMTSEQLDDILIHHTEIVFARTSPQQKLIIVEGCQRQGAIVAVTGDGVNDSPALKKADIGVAMGIAGSDVSKQAADMILLDDNFASIVTGVEEGRLIFDNLKKSIAYTLTSNIPEITPFLIFIIANIPLPLGTVTILCIDLGTDMVPAISLAYEQAESDIMKRQPRNPKTDKLVNERLISMAYGQIGMIQALGGFFTYFVIMAENGFWPSGLLGIRVQWDDRWINDVEDSYGQQWTYEQRKIVEFTCHTAFFVSIVVVQWADLIICKTRRNSVFQQGMKNKILIFGLFEETALAAFLSYCPGMDVALRMYPLKPTWWFCAFPYSLLIFLYDEVRKLIIRRNPGGWVEKETYY; this is encoded by the exons ATGGGCAAGGGG GCTGGAAGAGACAAGTATGAGCCCACTGCTACATCAGAGCATggcacaaagaagaaaaaggggaagaaggagagggatATGGATGAGCTTAAAAAGGAAGTCTCAATG GATGACCACAAGCTGAGCCTTGATGAACTTCATCGTAAATATGGAACAGACTTGAGTCGA GGTTTGACTTCTGCACGTGCAGCTGAGATTTTGGCTCGTGATGGCCCAAATTCTctcacacccccacccaccacTCCTGAATGGGTGAAGTTCTGTCGGCAGCTCTTTGGAGGATTCTCGCTTCTGTTGTGGATTGGTGCTATCCTGTGTTTTCTGGCTTATGGCATACAAAGTGCGATGGAGGAGGAGCCCAACAATGATAAT CTGTACCTGGGTGTTGTGTTGGCAGCTGTGGTTATCATTACTGGCTGTTTCTCTTACTACCAAGAAGCAAAAAGTTCCAAGATCATGGAGTCCTTCAAGAACATGGTGCCTCAG CAAGCTCTTGTAGTCAGAAATGGTGAGAAGATCAGCATAAATGCTGAAGGTGTTGTAGTTGGAGATCTAGTGGAGGTGAAAGGAGGAGATAGAATTCCAGCTGACCTTCGGATCATATCTGCTCATGGCTGCAAG GTGGATAACTCCTCACTTACTGGTGAATCAGAGCCTCAGACCAGGTCTCCAGACTTCTCCAATGAGAACCCGCTGGAGACCAGGAACATTGCCTTCTTTTCCACCAACTGCGTGGAAG GCACCGCCCGTGGCATTGTCATTAGCACTGGAGATCGCACTGTGATGGGCCGTATTGCCAGCCTGGCTTCTGGACTGGAAGGGGGAAAGACTCCAATTGCCATGGAGATTGAGCACTTTATTCACCTCATCACTGGAGTTGCTGTGTTCCTGGGTGTCTCCTTCTTCATCCTTTCACTCATCCTTGAGTACACATGGCTGGAGGCTGTAATCTTCCTCATCGGGATCATTGTTGCCAATGTCCCTGAGGGGCTGCTTGCAACAGTCACG GTATGTCTGACGCTAACAGCTAAGCGTATGGCTCGTAAGAACTGCTTGGTGAAGAACCTGGAAGCTGTGGAAACCCTGGGCTCCACGTCCACTATCTGTTCTGACAAAACAGGCACTCTGACACAGAACCGCATGACGGTTGCACATATGTGGTTTGACAATCAGATTCATGAGGCTGATACTACAGAGAACCAGAGTG GTGCTTCCTTTGACAAGAGCTCAGCTACTTGGGGTGCTTTGTCCAGAGTTGCAGGTCTTTGCAACCGTGCTGTGTTTCAGGCCAACCAAGAAAATGTACCAATTCTGAAG agagctgtggcaggagaTGCCTCTGAGTCTGCACTTCTGAAATGCATTGAATTATGCTGTGGTTCTGTCAAGGAGATGAGAGAAAGGTATCCCAAAGTGGTGGAGATTCCATTTAATTCTACCAACAAGTACCAG CTGTCTATCCACAAGAATGCAAATCCATCAGAATCCCGTTACTTGCTGGTGATGAAGGGAGCTCCAGAGAGGATCTTGGATCGCTGCAGCACCATTCTTATTCATGGCAAAGTGCAACCCCTGGACGAGGAAATGAAAGATTCTTTTCAGAATGCCTACCTTGAGTTGGGAGGCCTCGGGGAGAGAGTGTTAG GATTCTGTCACTTGGCTCTGCCTGATGATCAGTTCCCTGAAGGCTTCCAGTTTGATACAGACGAAGTGAACTTTCCTGTAGACAAACTCTGCTTTGTAGGACTGATGTCTATGATTGACCCTCCTCGTGCTGCTGTGCCAGATGCTGTGGGCAAATGCAGAAGCGCTGGGATCAAG GTTATCATGGTTACTGGAGACCATCCGATCACAGCCAAAGCCATTGCCAAGGGTGTGGGCATCATCTCTGAGGGCAATGAAACAGTAGAAGATATTGCTGCTCGACTCAACATTCCCGTCAGCCAGGTCAACCCTAG AGATGCCAAAGCTTGTGTTGTTCATGGCTCAGATTTGAAGGATATGACTAGTGAGCAACTGGATGACATCTTGATTCATCATACAGAAATTGTCTTTGCCAGGACATCTCCTCAGCAGAAGCTTATAATTGTGGAAGGCTGTCAGCGGCAG GGTGCTATTGTAGCAGTCACAGGTGATGGTGTGAATGATTCCCCAGCCCTGAAGAAGGCTGACATTGGTGTTGCTATGGGCATTGCTGGGTCAGATGTCTCCAAACAGGCAGCTGACATGATTCTGCTAGATGATAACTTTGCCTCCATTGTCACTGGTGTTGAAGAAG GGCGCCTGATCTTTGATAACCTGAAGAAGTCTATTGCTTACACCTTGACCAGTAACATTCCTGAAATCACACCGTTTCTGATCTTCATCATTGCAAACATACCCCTTCCACTAGGAACAGTCACCATCCTCTGCATTGACTTGGGCACTGACATG GTCCCCGCTATCTCCCTGGCATATGAGCAAGCAGAGAGTGACATCATGAAGAGGCAGCCCAGAAATCCCAAAACAGACAAGCTGGTGAATGAACGGCTGATCAGCATGGCCTATGGGCAGATTG GTATGATCCAGGCCCTTGGAGGTTTCTTCACCTATTTTGTAATCATGGCAGAGAACGGGTTCTGGCCTTCTGGCTTGCTAGGGATCAGAGTTCAGTGGGATGACAGATGGATTAACGATGTGGAAGACAGCTATGGGCAGCAATGG ACCTACGAACAGAGGAAAATAGTGGAGTTCACTTGCCATACAGCCTTCTTCGTCAGCATTGTGGTTGTGCAGTGGGCAGACTTGATCATCTGTAAGACCCGAAGAAACTCTGTCTTCCAGCAGGGGATGAA GAACAAGATCTTAATATTTGGTCTCTTTGAGGAGACCGCTCTGGCTGCGTTCCTCTCCTACTGCCCTGGGATGGATGTTGCTCTAAGGATGTACCCTCTCAA GCCAACCTGGTGGTTCTGCGCTTTCCCATACTCCCTTCTCATATTCCTGTACGATGAAGTCAGAAAGCTCATTATCAGACGCAACCCTGGTG GTTGGGTGGAAAAAGAGACCTACTACTAA